The DNA window GCAGCGCGCCGGTGAGGTCGAGCGGAACCCCGGCGACGGCCACCTCGGGATGCCCGCACTCGGTGAGGCCCACCGTGTAGCCGAACGGCACCGCACCGGGCGGGTCGTCGTCGGCCGGCTCGACGTGGACGACGGTCCACCCGTATTTGTCGATCAGCCTGCTCTGCTCGTCGAAGAACTCGTCGAGGTCCATGAGAACATCTTGGAACAGGTGTACGACACTTTTTGCCACTACGGATTGAAGTACGGGTCTTTCACCATGGTGTGGAAGGCCGCGAACGCCGGCTCGTCACCCATCAGCTGAAAATGCTGGTTGGGCTTGTTCCGGTCCGGGTTCGACTCGAAGTACGCCACCGCCTTGATCTGCGGGTTCGCCTTGAAGGTCCGCTCGGCGTCGCGCAGCCAGTCGGCCCGGCCGGCCGACCCCCACACCTTCGCCACCCCGAACTCGCCGATCACGATCGGTTTCGGCCGCTGGGCGGCCCAGTCCAGGAACGGGCCCATCAGCTCCCCGATCGGCTGGAACTGCGCGCCGGCGTACACGTCCACGCAGGTCCAGTCCACCTGGTCGTCGCCGGGGTAGAAGTCCGGCGCGTCGCCCCGGACGAACCCCTCGGCGGTCGGGCACCACACCCAGGAGACGTTCTCGGTGCGCTCCTGCCGGAAGATGTTCCGGACGTACTTCCAGGCGTCGATGTAGTCGGCGCCCGACCACATGGTGGCCCGCAGGTTCGGCCGGTCCATCTCCCAGCGCATCCGCAGCATCACCGGCTTCTTGATCCGGCGGATCGCGCGGGCCTGCTTACGGATCAGCTTGTCGTGGTCGCCGGCCAGGATCGACCGGTTGTCCCCGGTGGCCCAGCTGATCATCAGGTTCGCGTCCTGGGCCAGGAACTCCTTGTCCGAGGCGGTGCCCATCATCTGGTCGAAGCGGCGGTACGTGTTGATGAAGTCGAGTCGCCGGCCCAGTGACTGCTCCAAGCCGCCGACCGCCGCGATCCGGCCGACGTGGGTGAGCTCGTCCGGCTTGATCCACGCGCCGAGGTATGCGCCCTGTTCCGGCGGCCGGAACGGCCCCGCCTGGAACGGGCCGGGGTTGACCGCGACCGCCCGGGGAGCCCGGGACAGGTCGGGCGACGGTTCCGGAGCGGGTTCCTTGCGGTCGTCCCGGGAGCAGCCGGCCAGCAGCAACAGCAGCACCACGGCGGTGGTGGCGACCCTACGCATGGACCCGCCGCGCCGTGTAGAGGACGTTCACCGCGTACCCGTCGATGCCCGGCAGGTGCCGTGCGGTGGCGTCGGCGATCCGGGCCAGCCGCCGGTCGTGCAGCGAGGGGGTGAGCATCGAGAAGCCCCGGCGCTCGACGATCTCGAAGCCGTGCCGGGCGAGCAGCCGTTCCACCTGCTCGTGGGAGAGCTCGGCGAACCAGCGCTCGCCGTCGTGCCGCCGGGCGCGCAGGTGCCGCAGCGACCCGGCGTTGCCGTGGTTCTCCACGACCAGCAGCCCGGAACCCCGGTGCGGCAGCGCCTTGGCGGCGAAGGCGAGGGCGCGGTCGCGTACCCCCTCGTTGACGTTGAGAAGCAGCCGGAAGATGGTGACCAGGGCCGGGAAGCCGGCCGGCACCGGGGTGGGCACCGGGCCGTCCATCGGGACCTGGTGCCAGTACGCGCGGGAGCCCACGTCCGCCGCTTTGGACATCATCTCGGCCGACGTGTCGTACCCGTGCGCCTCCCGGACCAGGCCGTGCAGTGCCCGGACCGCCCGGCCGGTGCCGCAGGCGAAGTCGTGGTGCACCGGCGGGTGCTCGGGGAACTCGCGGCGCACCAGCGTCCGCAGGTAACTCCGCTGCCGTTCGTTGATCCGTGACGCGTAACTGTCCGGGGCGTAGGTGACGGTCTCGTACTTCTCGACCGCGTCGGTGTCCCGGAACACCTGTGTGTAATCGCTGGTCAACTCTCCTCCAATTGAGATCGTCGGGCGAAGGCAGCGAGGCCCAGCTCGCGGCGGAGCAGCCAGGCGCCCGCGCAGTAGGCCGGCACGGCGACGGCCAGCGCCGGCAGGAGCCCGGTCAGGGCGCCGGCCACCGCGGGCAGCAGCCCGAAACAGCCGAGCGAGAGCAGCGCGGCGGCGCGCGTGCCGGTTCCGAAGGGGTGCAGCCCGGTGCTGCGGTAGACCTGCGCGAGCGGCAGCAGGTTGTTCACGACCACCGCGCAGGCCAGTCCGGCGGCGGCGCCGAGCGCTCCGGCGCGGGGGATCAGCAGCAGGTCGAGGCCGATCATCACGGCCAGGGCGGCCAGCACGTTGCCCAGGTTCAGCGAGGTCCGGCCGGCCATCGCGAGAACCATGTCGACCATGCCGCAGCCGGTCGCGACGAGCATCGCGGCGGCCAGCACCAGCACCACCGGCCGGCCCGCGGCGTAGTCGTCGCCGAAGATTCGCAGGTAGTAGGGCGCGCATGCGATCACCAGCAGGTTGATCGGCCAGGTCACGAGCACGAGCCAGCCGGTCGCGGTCTGGTAGAGCCGGTTCGCCGCCTGCCGGTCGCCGGTGCTCAGCGCCTCGGCGAGCCGCGGCTGCACCGACTGGGAGAGTCCCTGGTTGGCGAACTGGATCAGCACCACGAACCGGCCGGCCACCGCGTAGATCGCGGCCGGCGCGAGGCCGCCGAGGGCGGCCACCAGCAGCACGTCGACCCGCTGCAGCGCAAGCTGGGCGACTGCGGCGACCGCGCGGGGACCGGTGAAGATCCAGAAATCGCGGCGCAGGCGCCGTCGTTCGGCACGCTCGGCGGTGGGTCCGGCCGGGCGATTGCCGGTGTACGCCCGACGCGCCGCCCACCCCGCCAGGATCGCGACCGGCAGGTAGGGCGCGGCCCAGGCCAGCGCGAACATCGGAAGCGACGCGGTGACCCAGAGGGTCGCCACTCCGGCCGCGCTCACCGCCAGCAGTTGCAATACGCTGCGCAGCACCCGGTCCAGCAGCACGGTCGGCCGCATGATGCGGTATCCCCGGGTGACCGTCAGCAGCACGTCGGTCAGCGCCTGCAACGGCAGGAAGACGGCGAGAACCCGCAGGCCCGCGGTGTGCCCGGCGGCGATGTGCGGCGACTCGGTGGCGGTGAGGCGCGCGATCTCCGGTGCGGCGAGCCACATCGCCCCGGCCAGCACCAGCGAGAACCCGGCGACCGGCGGGATGCCGGTCCGCAGGCAGGCGCCGAGCAGGTGGCTGCGGCCGGTCGCGCGCAGCCGGGCCGGCCAGTACACCAGGCCGGTGTGGGTGCCCAGCTTGGCCAGGCCGCCGGCCAGCACGAACGCCGCGGTGGCGGCGAAGAACGCGCCCGCCTCCTCCGCTCCGAGGGTGCGCGCGACGATCCAGGTGACCAGCACGCCGGTGCCGCCGGCCAGCGCCGACCCGGCCATGTTCGCCAGCCCGCCGCGCGCCGCGCCCCGCGCCGCCCGATCAGGATCGTCCGGAGAAGAGGGCCGGGCGGGTAGGAGAGGAGCCGTCACGCCCGGCGCCAGATCGGGGTGCGCCCGAGCCAGCCGGCCAGCGCCTCGTCGTGCGACTGGTAGTAGGCCCGCAGGTCCCGGCGCAGGCCCGGATCCATGTCGCCGGCCCGGGGACGGGCGTTGTGCTGCTCGAACGCCGGCCGTTCCAGGTCGGTGGGCAGTCCCAGGAACGCGCAGATCTCGTCGTAGACCGGTTCCGGCTCGGTGAAGAACCGCTCGCTCTCCACGACGTGGATGCGCTCCCGGCCGACGTGCTGGGCCATCACGCTCAGGTAGCGGGCGTACTCGCCGCGGGCCCGGTACGCGTGGTGCTGGTGGGCGAAGCTGTAGTAGCTGGGGTCGATCGCCAGCCGCTCCTCCTGGCGGTGCAGCCGGGCCGGCTCCAGGGCCAGCGCCGCCCCGAAGTCACGCTCCGACTCGAAGGCCCGGGCCACCTCGTGATGATGCTGCGAGTACGCGCGCTCCACCGGATCCCGGACCAGCACCACGAGCCGCGCGTACGGCAGATCACGGGCGATCCGGGCGGCCGCCTGCGGGTGGTACATGTAGTACGGGCTGGATTCGAAGGTGCGGGCCGGCACCCCGTACCGTTCGGCGATCTTCTCGGCGCTGCGCAGCAGCGGGAAATGCGCGCGGTACCAGTCGAGCCCTCGGTGATAGTCGGTGTCGAAGTAGTGCACGCCCTTGTGCAGCACCGCCTTGAGCACCACCGGGTGCGCGGCCAGGGCGCGGTACAGCGAGGTGGTGCCGCACCGCTGACCACCGCAGATCAGGAACGACGGCAGCATCCGGTTCTCCGCCGTGAGCCGTCCGATCGAGCGGGAGCCCAGGTGCACCACCCGCTTCACCGGTGCGGGCAGGTTACGTACGTCCATGGTGTCTAGAGCTCCTCTACGCGGCGGATCAGCACCGGCAGCAGCCACGTGCCGAGCACGCCGAGCCGCGCGCCGGCCTCCGCCTGCCGGTCGGTCAGGTAACGGACGGCCAGGTCGACGAGGTAGAGCAGCGCGGTGATCTCCCGGGACACCGGCGCGACGCCGAACGGGGCCAGCAACTCGTCGCTGCGGCGTACGGTCGCCTCGACCGCGGCCCGGGCGTCCCCGGTGGACTGGATGCGTTTCTGCAGCTCGTGGTGGACCGCGTCGAAGCCGAGCGGCACCCCGGTGGCGAACCGTTCCCAGTCCCAGACCAGCAGCGCGTGCTCGAGACTCGCCATGTTCCAGGGGGCCCAGTCGCCGTGCCAGGCGCCGTACCGCAGCGTGGTGTCACCGGAGTGGGCGGCGAGCACACCGACCGCGGCCGCCAGCCCGGCGCCCTCCGGCCGGTCGGCCACCGCGGCGAGCCGTTCCTGCAGCTGCTGCCAGTACCGGCTGCCGGTCAGCGGCCCCGAGGTGACACCCTGGCAGCCCGCCACCTCGACCATCGCCGCGGTCAGCCGCCGCTCGCTGAGCGGTGCCCGGGGCAGCCAGACCGGCAGCGCCGACTGGATGAGAACCTGCAGGCCACGCCACTGCCCGGCGTGCAGCACCCGGGGCACGGCCACCTTGGTCAGCCCGCCGGCACCGAGCCGCTGCAGCGCCGCGGTCTCCGCACCGACCAGGCTCCTGGTCAGCGGGCCGGTGCCCAGCTTGCCGAACGCGAACGTCTCGCCCTCGGTGGTGAGCAGCTGCAACACCGGTTTGCGGTTGGCCCGCGCCGGGCCGATGTGGATGCTGACCGCGAGGTCGCGGCGCAGCGCGTCGCTCAGGTATCCGTCGATGCCCGCCGACGCCGGGCCGGTGACCCGGATCCGGTCGCGGAACAGCAGGCCGGTGGCACGGGTGTGCACGGCGGCCACCACGGCGTCGCGCTTGAGCCGGGCCAGGCGGGACTGGGGTTCGGCGTACCTGCGGACCGCCGCGGCCGCGACCGCCGGGTTCAGCGAGGGCACGAGCAGCCGGGGCCGCCGCGCATTCGGGACCACCAGGTATTCGGCGATCACCGGCACCCCCGGGTTCTTCATGGGTTTTCCCCCGCGGGAAGGCAGAGCTCCGCCCTCGGTGTCGCACGGTGGCGGATAGAGCAGCCCGAGAACCTCGTTCAGGTACTGGGTCCGCAGCATCGCGTCGTCGGCGGTCAGTTCCGCCGGCGCCGTCCTCACGGGACTCATGTGTGGTCGCTCCCCTCGATCCAGTCGCGCCAGAGCAGCGCGTACGCCAGAACCATGAAGGCCAGAGGGGTGACCAGGGAGTTGTACCAGAGCATCGCCGAGAACGAGGTGACGAGCGCACCGCTCGCGGCCACCCCGATCGCGCTCCGGTCACGGCGGAAGCGCCACAACCCGTACCCGAAGAAACCGAGATATCCGGCCGTGCCCACCGCGCCGTGCGCGTAGAGCAGCTGCCAGAGCTGCCCGTTGCCGCCGACCGTGAAGTTGCCGCAACGCTCGCAGCCCGCGCTCTCCCCGACCGCGATCGAGTTCCGCCCGCCGAGGGTGTCCCGGGTGCCGCCGTATCCGATCACCGGTGACTCGGCGAAACCGTCCAGGGCCCTCTCGATCAGGTACGACCGGACGCCGTTGGACTTGCCGTTGTCGAGTCGCGCCTGCACGGTGTCACCGAGTGGGGTGGCCGTCAGCACGGCGGCCAGCGCACCGGCGGCGGCGATCACCACCCCGAGGATCCAGATGCGGCCGGCCAGCACGTACCGGATCGCGACGTAGACGACGAGCACGCCGATCCCGATCCAGAGGCCGCGGTTGAGCGAGGCCACCGCCGGCACGGCCGAGATGGCGAGGCAGAGCAGGGCCAGCGCCTTCTTGCCGGCGCTGCGGCTCGCCCACGCGGCCACCAGCAGGAATCCGGCCAGCAGGCAGAAGTTGTTGCCCCAGGTGTTGGTGTAACCCCAGGGCGCGGCCGGGCGCGGCTTCTCACCACCGACCAGATCCATGATCTGCGCGGCGTAGGGGTGCACCAGGGACCTGATGAACCCCTTGTTGCGTACGCCGGACGGCAGCACCCACTCGACCGGCGAGGTGAACTCGAACGTGCCGGCCACCATGCCGAGCAGGCCACCCGCCACGGTCAGCACGAACATGCCGGCGAGCAGCCGCACCAGGCGCCGGCGGGACAGCTCCGCCTCGGTCAGGTTGCCGGCGTAGAGCAGCAGCACGGTCAGCGACAGGTACATCGAGAGCTTGTAGACGACGGCCGGCAGCCTGTCGCTCGCGCGTTCCACCACGGTGCCCGTCGGGTCCGCGCCCAGCGCGGCGATGCTGACCACCGCCGCGATCAGGAAGATCGCCCACCAGGCGAAACCCGGTGGCAGGCGCAGCGGCCGGCCCGCGGCCCGCCGGCGCACCAGCAGAAACAGCATCGGCGCCGCCATCAGCGGAAAGATCAGCACGCCCAGGCCGAGCGCCCACCAGAGCGGGTAGAGCAGCAGGATGCCGGCGACCGGCCAGGCCGGCAGGGAGCGGTTCTTGACGCTGCGGGCGGCCGGTCCGGCGAGCGGAGCCGCCGCGACCGTCGTCACTTCTCGTCGCCGTCGCTGGCGATCTTCTCGATGACCGCGGTCTCGTCGGCGACCGCCTCGGCCGGGCGCTGACGCGGCGATCCGGCGAACTGGAGCTTCTGGGTGGGCTCGTCGACCGGCTGCGGGGTCAGCGTCACGGCCGGCGCCACGAAGTCGCCGGGCTTCATCGGGGCGAGCTTCGGCATCACCACGGCGCCGAGCAGCCGGGTGCCGACCCGCTGCAGCTGCTCGGTCGCGTCGATCAGGGCGGGCCGGCGGGAGCGGCGCAGCTCGACCGCGAGGATCGCCGCGTCGGCGAGGCTCGCCAGGCTCTGCGCGTCGGCGCTGCTGCTCGTCGACGGCGCCTCGATCACCACGTATCCGCCCTGCTGGCGCAGCGCCGACAGGGTGTCCTTGAGGCGCTGCGACTGCATCAGCCCGGCGGCGGTGGCCGCGCCCCCGGTGGTGATCACCCGCAGCGACGGGATGCGCGGGGTCCGCTGCAGCGTGCGCGACAGGGACGCCCGCCCGGCCAGCAGGTCGGAGAGCCCGGGCAGGGCGGAGACCCCGAGCATCCGCGCCAGCGGCGCGGCATCGACGACGCTGTCCGGCAGGTGCGCCCCGATCAGGATCACATCACTGCCGGTACGGGCCAGCGCCGCAGCCAGGTTCGCGGCCACCAGCGTGCTGGCCGACCCCCGGCTGATCCCGGTCACCACGATGATCTGGTCGCCCTCGCGCAGGCTGGCGAGAACCTCGTTGCGGAGGCGGTTGAAGACCCGCCCGCCCGGCCCGTACGGCTGCACCACGTCGTCGAAGTGCGGCGTGCTCCGCTCGTCCAGCACGGCCAGCACCGGCACCCGGCCCCGGTCCCGCACGTCGGCCGCGGTGACCAGCCGCCTGTCGAAGCGTTCCCGCAGGTAGGCGAAGCAGAGGCCGAGCAGTAGGCCGATCATGCCGCCGGTGCCGACGTTGAGCAGCGTGTTCGGGCTGGTCGGGCGCTCCGGGAGGCGGGCGTCGCTGATGATGGTGCCGCCGCCGACCATCGTCGTGGTGAGCTCGTTCAGGCGGCCGGTCAGCGAGTTCAGCTGGTTCTGCGAGTTGTTCCGCAGGCTCTGCAGGTTGCTCTCGGTGGAGCTGCCGGGCGCCGCGACGGCCAGTTTCGCGTTCAGGCCGGTCAGCGCCCCGGTCAGCTGCTTGACCTTGAGGCTCAGCGACCGGATCTGCTTGTCCAGCTGGGCGCGCGCGGTCTCGTCCCGGTTGCGCAGGTACGCCTCGGCGAACGCGTGCGAGCCGATCCGTGCCGCCTGGGGCGTGTCCGCCTGGAACGTGATCACGAGGACCGTGGTGTTCGCCGGAACCTGCACCGACACCGAGCGTGCCAGCTCGATCGGCGAGGTCCCGGAGCGCATCAGGGCGGCGGCTCGGGTCGCGACCGCGCCGGAGCCGACCAGCTGGGCCTCGGTGTCCAGGTTGACCGCGCCCTTGGTCCGGCCGCCCTGCGCGTTGGTGTCCTGGTCGACGGATTGGACGAGCACCGAGGTCGACGACTCGTACACCTTGGGCATGGTCTGCGCCAAGATGGCGCCCGCGCCAAGGCCGGCCCCCGTCGCGACCAGGGCGATCCACCAGTGACGGCGGAACGCGCCCAGGTATTGCGAGACATCGGCGGACGCAGGACGAGGCGCTTCCATCAGAGTTCGGCGGCCCTTCCGGGTAAAGGAGTGTTTCGGGCGTTTCGCCCCAGAGGGGTAACGCCGCACTCCCGCCGCGAGTGATGGGCCTACGTGAGTTTGGGCTCCACCCAGCCGTTCTCGATCAGGTATGCGAGCACCACTTCGACCGCGTCGGGCACGGTCATCGTGGTGGTGTCGATGGTCAGTTCGGCGTTCACCGGCACCTCGTACGGGTCGTCGATCCCGGTCATCCCGCGCAGCTGACCGGCGCGGGCTCGGGCGTACAGGCCCTTGCGGTCGCGGCGCTCGCAGACCTCCAGCGGGGTGGCCACGTGCACCAGGACGAACCCGGCGCCGGCCTCCGCCGCCATCCGCCGGGCCGCCGCCCGGGCCTCCTCGTACGGGGCGATCGGGCAGGCCACGGCCATGCCCCGGTGCCGGCCCACCTCGGCCGCCACCCAGCCGATCCGGCGCACGTTGCGGTCCCGGTCGGCCTTGCTGAAGCCGAGGCCGGCGGTCAGCTCGCGGCGCACCACGTCGCCGTCGAGCAGGGTGATGGTCCGCTCGCCGTTCTCCCGCATGGCGTCGGCCAGGTTGCGGGCGATCGTCGACTTGCCGGAGCCGGAGAGGCCGGTGAAGAAGACCACGAGCCCGCGGTGCCGGCGCGGCGGCCGGACCCGGGACAGCTCCTTGGCGACCGCCGGCGGGGTGTGCCACTCGGGCAGCGGGAAGCCGCGGTCCAGCAGGTCGTCGATCTCGGCCGGGGACATCGCGAGGCGGCGGTTGCGCGGCGGGATGTCGTCGCGCCAGCGCCACTGGCCGTCCCGGTTGTCGTAGGCGAGCTCGCGCGGGACGAGGACGCGCACCCCGGCACCGGAGAGCATCTCGCCGGTGGAGAGGACGTGGGTCACCCCGTACGCCTGGGCCACCCGGGCGCGCAGCAGGGCGTCCCGCATCTCGTCGCCGTGCGGCAGCAGCGGCACCGCGACGACGGTGGCCGGTGGCATCCGGTCACGGGCCGCGAAGATCGAGCGGACCAGCGACTCCGGTGGCAGGCCGTCCGGTCCGGGGCCGCTCACCGGGATCAGGATCAGCAGGTGCGCGGCGAGGGTGCGCGCGGCGTGCGCGATCTGGGCGAGCTGCGGCCGGTGCAGCGGACGGTCGGCGATGACACCGAGCACCCGTCCGGGGGGAAGCAGCGCGGTCACCTCGCCCGGGGTGCGCCGCAGCCGCTGGAACGGGCCATGGCCGCCGTCGCCCATCCGGCGCACCGGGCCGCCGATGCCGAACCGGTTGACCCCGGTCTGCCAGGCGTCGGTGACGTCGATGGCGGCGACCGGCGCGCCCTCCGGGTCGGTCAGGACGACCGTGCGCCGGCCGGGATCGCGCAGGTCGAGGGTCTGCGCCAGCTCGCCGGGGACCTCCAGCGTGACCGCGACCGGCCAGGGAGTGCCGTCGGCGAGACGGCCGGTCCGGCTCAGCGAGGCCAGGTCGGCCCGGCCGAGGAACCCGGTCAGTGGTGCGTACGCCCCGGAGAGCAGTAGTTCGAGGTCCGCCAACTCGTACGGGCGCGGCGTGAAGGACGGGGCGTCCCGCAGCACATCCTCGGGCAGTACCGATCCATTCACCTTCGCATCCCCCTGCAGCAGACTTGGGGGACAGTTTCGCAGCCTCGATCGAGTGGGTCGAGACGGGCTCTCGCTCTTCTGCGGATCTTCTTACGAGACGGGCCGCAGGAGCGGCCAAAACGACTTAACTCGGGGATCCGGTTAAATCGCGTCATTTCTGGACAAATTGCGCCGATCGCCTGATACTGCCTGTTTGTGAGACAGAACCGGAGCCGACTCGTGCACAGGGCAGTCCTGACCACAGCCTTCGCCATGTCGGTGACGGTCACCCTGGCATGGGCCTGGACCGGCGGCATCGACCAGCTCGGGCTGCGGCACGAGCCGCCCCGGGAGCCGCGGATCGTCGTGCCGGACGCCGACGCGCCACTGCCCCGCACACTCGCGCCACTGGGACCGCCGGCGTACGAGCCGGAGCCCGGATCCGCCGGGACTCCCGGTGACGGCGGGGCGTCGGGGGGCGTGCTCCCCCCGTACCGGAAACCGGTTCTGAGTAATTCCGGCACCCAGCTGCTCGGCGGCGTGCCGGTCCGGCACCAGCCGCGGGCGGCGAACCGGGCCGAGGGCAAGAAGTGCCGGACCGGCGCCCGGCTCGTGCCGACCTGCGGGGTGCTCTGGGGGGTGGCGCCGGGCGCGAAGACCGAGGCCCGCGGTGTGCAGGCGCTGCACGAGTTCGAGCGCAAGACCGGGCGGCACCAGGCGGTGTTCCACGCCTACCACAGCGGGATCAACCAGGTCTTCCCCACCGAGCAGGAGATCGCGATCTCCCGCGAACACGGCCGCAAGCGGATCCTGCTGCTCAACTGGAAACCGGAGACCACCACCTGGGCGCAGATCGCCAAGGGCGACCGGCGCACCGACGCCTTCCTCGACCGGCTCGCCGAGCACCTGCGCAAGAACTACCGGGAACGGTTCTTCTTCGCGATCCACCACGAGGCCGAGGATCAGGTACGGGAGAGGACCGGCTCCGGATACACGGCTCGGGACTACGCCGCGATGTTCCGGCACGTGGTCAAGCGGCTGCGGGCCAAGGGCGCGCACAACGTGGTGACCGTCCTGATCCACATGGCCTACGTCCCGCACACCACCAAGAGCTGGTTCAGTGACATGTACCCGGGTGACGACGTGGTCGACTGGATCGGCTTCGACACGTACTCCTACAGCGACCCCGGTTACGGCCACGGCGACTTCGAGGAGCTGCTCAACCGCCGCTCGGCGAGCAAACCGGGTTGGCCCGGCTTCTACAACTGGGTGCGCGCCAGGCATCCGCACAAGCCGCTGATGGTCGCCGAGTGGGGTGTCTGGTTCTCCAAGCGCAACCCCGGGCACATGGCCGACTTCTACCGCGAGGTGGGCCGGGAGATCGGCCGCTTCCCCGGCATCAAGGCGATGGTGCACTTCGAGACGCCCGCCAACCACAAGGGGCAGGACTCGTCGGTCGACAGCACTCCGGCCGCGCTGCGCGAATATCGGCGGCTGGGGCGGCTGCCGGTGTTCCAGGTGGCGGTCAGCTGAGTTCCCCGTCTTCCGGTCGCTTTCTGTCTCCGGTCGTTTCCTGTGGGGAAGCTGAGAGACCCTGAGAGTCATCAGGGTTACTTCCGGATACCCCGGGGTGCGTCGCCTTTCTAGGCTGAGGCCGTGACCATCATCGCTACGCAGGCGCTGACGAAGACGTACGGGGGCGGGGTGACCGCCCTCGCCGACCTGACCGTTGACGTCGACGCCGGAGTCATCGGGCTCGTCGGCGCCAACGGCGCCGGCAAGAGCACCTTCATCAAAATCATGCTGGGGCTGATCGCGCCCAGCGCGGGCTCGGTCCGCGTGTTCGACCTCGACCCGGTCACCCAGACCGACCGGGTCCGTGCGCGGGTCGGATACATGCCGGAGAACGACTGCCTGCCGCAGGACGTCTCGGCTGCCGAGTTCGTCACCCATCTGGGGCGGATGAGCGGCCTGCCACGCACCGCGGCGCGCGAGCGTGCCTCCGAGGCGTTGCGGCACGTCGGCCTCTACGAGGAGCGGTACCGGCAGATCGGCGGCTACTCGACGGGCATGAAGCAGCGGGTCAAGCTGGCCCAGGCGCTCGTCCACGACCCCGACCTGTTGCTGCTTGACGAGCCGACCAACGGCCTCGACCCGGCCGGGCGCGACGCCATGCTGGCGCTTGTGCACCGCATCGGCACCGAGTTCGGCATCTCCGTCGTCGTCTGCTCGCACCTGCTCGGCGAGGTCGAGCGCATCTGTGACTCGCTCATCGCGATCGAGGGCGGCCGGCTGCTTCGCGCCGACCGGATCTCGAGCATGACCGCGGCCTCCGATGTGCTCGCGGTCGAGGTCAGTGAGGGTACGGATGAGCTGGCCGCCGCCCTGGCCGGGATGGGCATGGCCGTGACCCGGGACGGGCGGATGCTGCTCGTGCCGATGGACTCGGAGACCGCCTACGACCGGATCCTGCACGCGGTGACCGAGCTCGACCTCTCCCTGCACCGCCTGGACCAGCGCCGGCACCGCGTCGCCGAGCTCTTCACCGCGAAGGAGACCGCCGATGTCTGAGGCCGGCGTCATCCACGACATTGGCTATCAGCGGTACGAAGGCGTACGGCTGGGCCGGGGTGCGGCACTGCTCGCGCTCTACGTGCACGGCCTGCGCGCCGCGTTCGGCTTCGGCCGCTCGGCCAAGGCGAAGATCTTCCCCTGGCTGGTGGCCGGCATCATGCTGCTGGTCGCGGTGATCCTGGCGGCCGTCCGGTCCCAGCTCAACCAGGTGATCTTCACGTACACGCAGTTCGACGACCAGATGGCCTGGCTGATCATCTTCTTCGTCGCGATCCTCGCGCCGGAGCTGATGTCCCGGGACATCAAGTCCGGCACGCTGCCGCTCTACTTCAGCCGCCCGCTGCGCGCCGCCGACTACGTGACGGCGAAATACCTGGCGATGGCGAGCGCGGTCTGGCTGCTCCTCGGCATCCCGCAGCTGATCATGTTCCTGGGCGCCGCGTTCACCACGGACGACGGGGCGAAAGGCGTCTGGAACGAGTTCCTCGACCTGGCGCCCGGCTGGGGTTACAGCCTGCTCTGGGCGCTGCTGTTCAGCGGCATCGGCCTGCTGATCGCGTCGCTCACCGGCAAGCGGGCGTTCGCGGCCGGCGGCATCGTCGCCGTCTTCCTGCTGACCACCCCGGTGGTCGGCGTGCTGAGCATCCTGACCTCCAGCACGGCGAACCACCTGGCCGGCCTGGCCAGCCCGATGACGCTGGTCTCCGGCGTCGGCACCTGGATCTCCGGCAGCGCCGACGACGAGATGGGCATCCCGATCGGCGACTTCGGACCCGTCTACGCCATCGAGGCGTTCTGCCTGATCGCCGCGTGCCTCCTGCTGCTGCTGGCCCGATACCGGAAGGTGGCCTCGCTGTGACGACCCAGACCATCGAGCCCCAGACCGGCGCCGGCACCGGCGTGGTCGAGCTGACCAACGTGACCCGCTGGTACGGCAACGTCGTCGCGGTCAACGACATCACCATGTCGCTGGGCAGCGGCGTGACCGGCCTGCTCGGCCCGAACGGCGCCGGCAAGACCACCGTGCTGCACATGATGGCCGGATTCCTCGCGCCGTCCCGCGGCACCGTCACCATCGA is part of the Actinoplanes missouriensis 431 genome and encodes:
- a CDS encoding ABC transporter permease, translated to MSEAGVIHDIGYQRYEGVRLGRGAALLALYVHGLRAAFGFGRSAKAKIFPWLVAGIMLLVAVILAAVRSQLNQVIFTYTQFDDQMAWLIIFFVAILAPELMSRDIKSGTLPLYFSRPLRAADYVTAKYLAMASAVWLLLGIPQLIMFLGAAFTTDDGAKGVWNEFLDLAPGWGYSLLWALLFSGIGLLIASLTGKRAFAAGGIVAVFLLTTPVVGVLSILTSSTANHLAGLASPMTLVSGVGTWISGSADDEMGIPIGDFGPVYAIEAFCLIAACLLLLLARYRKVASL